TTTCCGCCCACGCAGCCAGGATGATCGCGAAGAACAACACCGCGGCGGCACCCAGTCCGATTCCACGAACTTTGACGCGGCCAAACGCCATCCCGATGCCGATCAGGATGAACAGGAACAGCACGGGCTGTTCAGCCAAAAATGAGAATACAGAGGCCACAGGCACACTCCCATTAAGTTCCAAAGGTCTACATGCTCTGGCATTATCTCAGGTATTTCTCAGGGTGCGACAGTCTATCGTCCCAATTGTCGTCACATTTGGCGAATGTGACGCGACTGGCTTTCTGGCCCGGCTCGCATGGGGCCTGCTGGCGTGGTGTGGGGATGACGAGGGCGTGCTGCAGGTTTGATACTGCACCGATGCCGGATGCTTGCCGAAAAGGCGCGAAGAAAGGGTGCGGAGGGCTGCCTGTGAAGCGCAGGCAATCTGGCTAATGACGCCGGGTTCTCACAATATGAGATTCCGGGACTCGCGGCCCGACGGAGCCGTAACGTATGAGACGTGCAGAACATTATCGCAGTGACGGACGTCCTCCTCCTCGTAGGTCGGCGTGCGTATCCTGCTGCGTAAATGTCAGGTGGAACGCACGCCTAATCCCCACGCTTGGAGCGAAGGGGATTTTTTTGTACCACCACACAAACCATTGAGAGGACACCATGAACATGGGCGATACTCCAACACAGACAATGACCGGGGCGCAGGCCATCGTCGCGAGCCTGGAAGCACTGGGCGTGACCGACATTTTCGGTATGCCAGGTGGCGCGATCTTGCCGACCTACGACCCGCTCATGGATTCATCCATGCGTCACATTCTGGTTCGACATGAACAAGGAGCAGGACACGCTGCCGAGGGGTACGCCCTGGCGACTGGAAAAGTGGGCGTTGCGATCGTGACGTCCGGGCCGGCAGCAACCAACACATTGACTGCACTGGCTGATGCCAATATGGACTCTGTTCCGATCGTCGTCATTACAGGCCAGGTCGGTGCCTCCATGATCGGCACTGACGCATTCCAGGAAGCAGACATCGTGGGCGCATCCATGCCGCTCACCAAGCACTCATTCCTGGTGACGGACGCGCAGGAAATCCCCTCGCTGATCGCTGAAGCATTCCACATCGCATCGACCGGACGGCCAGGCCCCGTCCTCGTCGACGTGACAAAATCTGCCCAAAACGCACAGATGAAATTTTCGTGGCCACCGGCATTCGACCTGCCGGGCTACAGGCCTGCCGCTAAGCCGCACAAGAAGCAGGTGCGCGCAGCAGCGGCTGCCATTGCGACAGCTCAAGCTCCAGTTCTGTACGTCGGCGGTGGCGTGATCCGCTCGCGCAGTTCCGAGGCGCTGGCAGAACTGGTGGAAGCGACCAACGCGCCAGTGGTGACCACACTGACCGCGCGCGGCGCATTCCCCGACTCGGATCAGCGCTGCCTGGGAATGCCGGGAATGCACGGAACGGTCGCAGCGGTGGGAGCCTTGCAGCGTGCCGACCTCGTTGTTTCTCTGGGTGCACGGTTCGATGATCGCGTGACAGGAAACCTCGACTCCTTCGCGCGTCGCGCACGCGTGATCCACGTGGACATCGATGCTGCGGAGATCTCCAAGAACCGAGTCGCAGACATTCCCATCGTGGGCGATCTGGCAGCGACCCTGCCTCGCCTGACGGCTGCCGTCAAGGCTGTACAAGACGCCAGTAAACCGGCCGATCTGGGCGGGTGGTGGCGCTACCTCAACAGGCTGCGCGACACTTACCCGATGGGGTGGACTGAACCGGAAGACGGGCGCCTTGCCCCGCAGGGCGTGATCTCGCGCCTGTCAGCTCACGCACCCGATGCTATCTTCACCACCGGCGTGGGGCAACACCAGATGTGGGCGGCGCAGTTCCTCACACTCGACAAGCCTCACCACTTCATTTCCTCCAGCGGACTGGGAACAATGGGCTACTGCATTCCAGCCGCAATGGGAGCGCAGGTCGGACAACCCGACACGGTGGTGTGGGCAATTGACGGCGACGGATCATTCCAGATGACCAACCAGGAGCTCGCCACCTGCGTGGTGAACCGGATCCCGATCAAGATTGCCCTGATCAACAACTCGGTGCTGGGCATGGTGCGGCAGTGGCAGTCGCTGTTCTATTCGAAACGCTATTCGAATACCGACCTCAACCCCGACGAGGGTGACCAGGTTCCGAACTTCGTGGCACTGGCGAAAGCCTACGGCCTCGAAGCACGGACCGTGCGAACTGAGGACGAGGTGGACGAAGCGATCGACTGGGCAATGTCAATCAATGATCGACCTGTCTTACTGGACTTCAGGGTGTCGCGAGATTCGATGGTGTGGCCGATGGTCGCAGCCGGAGTTTCAAACGACGACATCATGTACGCCAAAGACATGGCCCCGAACTGGGAAACGGAGGACTGACCGATGGGACACTTGCGAACCTTGTCAGTGCTGGTGGAAAACAAGCCGGGCGTCCTCACCCGAGTGGCAGCACTTTTTGCCCGCCGCGCATTCAACATTCAATCCCTGGCAGTGGGGGAAACCGAACACCCGAAGATTTCCCGCATGACGATCATCGTTGAAGCCGATGATTTGCCGTTTGAACAGATCACCAAGCAGCTCAACAAGCTGATCAACGTCATCAAAGTCGTTGAACTTGAGCCAGATTCCAGCGTGGAGCGCCGACTTATGCTGATTAAGGTGCGCACGCATGGTGCACACCGCACCCCTGTGCTCGAAGTGGTCGATTTGTTCCGTGCTCACGTTGTTGACGTCCAACCGGAATCGGTGGTGATCGAATCCATTGGATCTGGTCAAAAGCTCGACGCCCTCGTGCGCGCACTTGAGCCATTTGGCATCACAGAAATCGTTCAATCAGGCGCTGTCGCCATTGGCCGCGGTCAACGCTCAATCACAGATCAACTCAAGGAGATTTAGAACAATGGCTGAAATCATCTATGACGACGGAGCAGATTTGTCGCTGATCCAGTCCAGGAAGGTCGCCATCATCGGATACGGCTCTCAAGGACATGCTCACGCCCTGAACCTGAAAGATTCCGGCGTTGACGTGGTGGTGGGACTTCGCCCTGGCTCATCCTCGTGGGACAAGGCCGAAAAGGCAGGCCTGAAAGTAGAGGACGTTCCCGAAGCTGTCAAGGAAGCGGACGTCGTCATGATTCTGGTCCCCGACCAGGTCCAGCGCACCGTTTACGCAGAGCAGATCGAGCCGAACCTGAAGGAAGATGCGGCACTGTTCTTCGCACACGGCTTCAACATCCGCTTCGGCTACATCGACCCGGGCAAGAACCATGACGTGTGTATGGTTGCGCCCAAGGGCCCTGGCCACACTGTTCGCCGCCAGTTCGTTGACGGCAAGGGCGTTCCAGCTGTTGTCGCAGTGGAAAACGACGCGTCGGGCAACGCATGGGATCTGACTCTGGCATACGCCAAGGGCCTGGGTGCCACCCGCGCCGGCGTCATCAAGACGACCTTCACCGAAGAAACTGAAACCGACCTGTTCGGTGAGCAGAGCGTGCTGTGCGGTGGCGTCTCGCACCTGATTCAGGCCGGCTTCGAGACCCTCGTTGAGGCCGGCTACCAGCCCGAGATCGCCTACTTCGAGGTGTGCCATGAGATGAAGCTGATCGTCGACCTCATTAACGAGGGCGGCATCACCAAGCAGCGTTGGTCGTGCTCTGACACAGCTGAGTACGGTGACTACGTGTCCGGTCCGCGTGTGATCGGCCCCCAGGTCAAAGAAGCGATGAAAGAGGTGCTGGCGGACATTCAAAACGACTCCTTCGCGCACCGATTCATTGCTGACCAGGAAGCGGGCGGCCAGGAGTTCAAGGCACTGCGTGCTGAGGAAGAAAGCCACCCGATTGAAAAGACCGGTCAGGAACTGCGCCGCAAGTTTGGATGGGCGTCCGTTGACGAGGACTACACGGACGGCTCAGCAGCTCGCTGATTTTTCAGTTGATGACCGTGAGCCGGGGGTGGCACCGAACAGGTGCCACCCCCGGTCTATGCGTAGGCCTTCATGACCACCATGTGCGGAGCACAGTGTCCGCCATGTGGGCCGCTCATTCGCATGGTGGACGAGGAACCGTGAGCGCAGATGGAAGCGACACAATGAAGCCATGACACGGTTGAAATTAGCTGTAATTCCCGGAGATGGCATCGGGCGCGAAGTTGTGCCGGAAGCACTGCGCGCACTGGAGGCCGCACTTGCTGGCTCAGGTACACACATTGACACCACCGACTTTGACCTGGGCGCCCATCGCTACCACTCCACTGGTGAGATTCTCACCGACGAGGACCTTGCCCGGATCGATGATTCCGATGCGATCGTTTTGGGCGCAGTGGGCGACCCGTCAGTGCCCTCAGGCGTGCTGGAACGCGGTTTACTGTTGAAGCTGCGCTTCAGCCTGGATCACTACGTCAACTTGCGTCCCTCGCTGTACTACCCGGGAGTTGCAACCCCCCTGGCCGATCCCGGCACCGTTGATTTCACTGTCGTGCGCGAGGGGACAGAAGGCCTGTACTGCGGAAATGGTGGCGCCATACGTACCGGCACCGACCAGGAAATTGCCACCGAGGTGTCCGTGAACACCGCCTTTGGCGTGCAACGCGTAGTGAAATACGCCTTCGAACAGGCGGCCGTCCGTCCAGTGCACCACCTGACGCTGGTGCACAAGCACAACGTCCTCGTCAATGCCGGGGGACTGTGGCAGCGCACGGTGGAAGAAATCGGCGCACACTACCCGAACGTCACTGTCGACTATGCCCACATCGATGCCGCCACGATCTACATGGTGAACGACCCGGGCCGATTCGATGTCATCGTCACTGACAATCTCTTCGGAGATATCCTGACCGACCTTGCCGGCGCGGTAACCGGTGGAATCGGCTTGGCGGCGTCGGGCAACATCAATCCCGAGGGCGCTCACCCCTCCATGTTCGAACCGGTCCACGGATCTGGCCCCGACATCGCCGGGACAGGAAAGGCAGACCCGACAGCTGCGATCGCATCGGTCGGAATGCTGTTGGAACACTTGGGATATCGCGAGGAAGCAGGCGCAGTCCACGATGCCATCGAACGCGACATGCAGCGTCGCGCTGACGCGCAGGCAAGCGGTGAGCAGCTGGTGCGTTCAACAGAACAGATTGGCAGCGATATCGCAGCGCAACTGGCACGCGACTAGGAGGTGTGCCAGTTGCCGTGGGACTGAGGTGAGCGTAGCCCTCGCGCAGCCAGAGTGCGCGCGTTCACGCCGACCACGTGCAGTGGCTCGACCATGCGCAGCTGCGCATTGCGCGCCCGAGACGTCCGCTCGTGCGAAACAGGTCGACATATGGACTGTCATATTGTTCTGCGGTGCAGAGGGATAGGCTGCAGGTAGCGAATGCGAAAGTCAGTGACGATGAGGAGTAACGATGACTATTGAGCATCAGCCCACGCAATTGGAACAAGCAGGTAGCCAGCCGCTTCCGGACGCCGACCGTATTGCTGGGCGCTTCCCGCTCGAAAAGAACACGTCGCCCGCTGATCAGGCGACTTACGACGGCATCATGAAGGACCTCACCTTCGGTCACCGCTTCACTGACCACATGGCACACATGGCGTGGACACCGCAGCAGGGATGGCATGACCGCGAAATCATTCCATTCCGGGATCTGACCGTGTCGCCGGCTGCTGCCGTGTTCCACTACAGCCAGTCCGTCTTCGAAGGACTCAAGGCGTACCGCCATGAGGACGGCTCCGTGTGGACATTCCGCCCCGGATACAACGCTGCGCGCATTAATCATTCCGCTCACCGTCTTGCACTTCCACAGATGGACCGCGAAGACTTCGTGGGCTCGCTCGTAGACTATGTTCGTGCCGACGAAAAATGGGTGCCTGACGTAGAAGGATCGAGCCTGTATCTGCGGCCCTTCATGTTCGCATCGGAGGCGTTCTTAGGCGTCCACTCAGCCTCGCGCATTGACTACTACGTGATCGGGTCCCCGTCCGGCCCGTATTTCGTGGGCGGATTCCAACCAGTGTCGATTTGGGTCTCCCGAGGTTTCCACCGCGCAGGCCCGGGCGGAACAGGAAGCGCCAAAGCAGGCGGCAACTACGCTGCTTCACTGCTCCCGCAGCAACTCGCAGGGGAAAAGGGCTTTTCGCAAGTCTGCTTCCTCGACAGTTACGAGGAACGCTATCTGGAAGAACTCGGCGGCATGAACATGTTCGTCGTGATGAGCGACGGACGAGTGTGCACACCTGAACTGACTGGCGTCATTCTGGAAGGCGGCACGCGCTCCGCGATCTGCCAGCTCCTGCGCTCACAGGGCGTGGATGTTGAAGAAAAGCCGATCGCCCTGGACGACCTGGTCAGCGGCATTCAGTCGGGCGCCGTCAGCGAGGTCTTCGCATGTGGAACTGCCGCTGTCGTCACACCCATCGGCCGCCTGGCCAATGATGATTTCGACGTGACGATCCCTGTTGGCCCGGTGACGGAAAAGATCTACCACCAGCTCACCGACATTCAGATGGGACGTGCAGACGACCCGTTCAACTGGACGTACAGGATCTGCTGAAACAGGTGTGATAGTCCATCGGCGGTGTTAATTTGCCGACCACGTAGGAACATCGTACTCTTACGTGGGTAAGCCGTTTTTATGTGAAACAGCGTCATATAAGCACGAGGTTTACCAACTGGCCAAACCGACTGCGACAGATGGAGTTTCAACAGTGAAAGCGGCTTCGTGGACACCAGCTGCATGCCTGAGCACACTCACGTGTGCCCTCGTCATGACGGTCACTGGGTGCGCCAACATTGCGACAGTACCCGAATCCGATGCCAGCGCATGCGACATGCCGCCAGCCTCCACCCAAGCCCGCGACTTTGACTTGTCGGAATCAGTTCAGGCCAATCTGCCCGACCCGCTACAGCTCAAGGGGCCAACAACCGCGTACACGCGAAGCGACCAGATCATCCCAATTTCCGACGATCCAACCAGCTCACAGACATTGCCTGCCACCGTGACCAGTGATGACGGTGCGCGCCAGACGGTTACGGACACCACGCGCATTCTTGCCCTGAACAATAACGGCGGACTCGCGTCCATCGTGTACGCGCTCGGATTTGGATGCCAGCTGGTCGGCAGGGACACGGCCACGGCGATCCCCGGCCTCGACAATCTGCCACAAGTCACGCGAAACGGGCACGAACTCAACGCCGAATCCATCCTGGCGCTGCACCCCTCGGTCATCATTACCGACGACAATATCGGACCGCGACAGGTCCACGAGCAGCTACGCGACACGGGCATCCCCGTCGTGTTCATACCTGACGTGCACGAGGGCGGCCTTGATGCTGTCGGTACTCAAATCAAAGCGGTGGCCGATGCTCTGGGTGTCCACGAGCTGGGTGCTCAGCTGGCTACGCGCACCGACCAGGAAATTGCGAACGCACGCCAGGCAGTTGCTTCCATTGCTCCTAGTGATTCGTCGGCACGGCCACGCGCCGCATTCCTGTATATGCGCGGTCCCAAAATCTACGACTGGTTCGGCCAGAATTCAGGAGCCGACGCGCTGATTGAAGCACTGGGAGCGACCGACGTGGCAACGGAAGTGGGGTTCAAAGGATCCCAACCTACCAATGCTGAAGCGCTGGTGCAGGCGGCTCCAGACGTGATCGTGACGATGACACTGTCCATTGCGTCGGTTGGCGGGCTAGATGCGATGTTGAAATTGCCCGGCATTGCACAGACACCTGCCGGGCAGAATCGCCGCATCATCGACATGTCTGACTACGAGGTCATGACGTGGGGGCCGCGAACGGCTGATGTGATCGTGGCGTTAGGGCAGGCACTGTATGATCCGGAGCGCGCGTACCTTCCTGACCATAAGCCAGCCATTGTTCAAAAACGCCTCGATGAGATGGCGGCGCGCACAGGGCAACACGGCGGCGCTGGAACAGGGCGCGGTCACGGCGGACAAAGCGGTGCGCGTCAGTGACAACTGCCCGACCCCGCACCCTCATCGTCTTCACCGTGATGACCGCTCTACTGGTCATCACGGTGCTCGTGTCTGCGGCGCTCGGCCAACTCGTCATTCCCTTCGACCAAGTCCTCGGATCCGTTACTCATAAAATCGGCTTGCCGTGGTTTCCTGCACCCACCCACCCATTCGGTGATGAAGCCCTGTGGAACGTGCGCTTTCCTCGCATCGCGATGAGCATCCTGGTGGGAATCTCGCTGGCGGTCGCTGGCGCGTTGATGCAGGGCATATTTGGCAACCCGTTGGCCGAGCCTGGAATAGTGGGTGTCTCCTCTGGAGCAGCGGTTGG
The sequence above is a segment of the Schaalia radingae genome. Coding sequences within it:
- a CDS encoding branched-chain amino acid aminotransferase, whose translation is MTIEHQPTQLEQAGSQPLPDADRIAGRFPLEKNTSPADQATYDGIMKDLTFGHRFTDHMAHMAWTPQQGWHDREIIPFRDLTVSPAAAVFHYSQSVFEGLKAYRHEDGSVWTFRPGYNAARINHSAHRLALPQMDREDFVGSLVDYVRADEKWVPDVEGSSLYLRPFMFASEAFLGVHSASRIDYYVIGSPSGPYFVGGFQPVSIWVSRGFHRAGPGGTGSAKAGGNYAASLLPQQLAGEKGFSQVCFLDSYEERYLEELGGMNMFVVMSDGRVCTPELTGVILEGGTRSAICQLLRSQGVDVEEKPIALDDLVSGIQSGAVSEVFACGTAAVVTPIGRLANDDFDVTIPVGPVTEKIYHQLTDIQMGRADDPFNWTYRIC
- the ilvN gene encoding acetolactate synthase small subunit — translated: MGHLRTLSVLVENKPGVLTRVAALFARRAFNIQSLAVGETEHPKISRMTIIVEADDLPFEQITKQLNKLINVIKVVELEPDSSVERRLMLIKVRTHGAHRTPVLEVVDLFRAHVVDVQPESVVIESIGSGQKLDALVRALEPFGITEIVQSGAVAIGRGQRSITDQLKEI
- the ilvC gene encoding ketol-acid reductoisomerase; this encodes MAEIIYDDGADLSLIQSRKVAIIGYGSQGHAHALNLKDSGVDVVVGLRPGSSSWDKAEKAGLKVEDVPEAVKEADVVMILVPDQVQRTVYAEQIEPNLKEDAALFFAHGFNIRFGYIDPGKNHDVCMVAPKGPGHTVRRQFVDGKGVPAVVAVENDASGNAWDLTLAYAKGLGATRAGVIKTTFTEETETDLFGEQSVLCGGVSHLIQAGFETLVEAGYQPEIAYFEVCHEMKLIVDLINEGGITKQRWSCSDTAEYGDYVSGPRVIGPQVKEAMKEVLADIQNDSFAHRFIADQEAGGQEFKALRAEEESHPIEKTGQELRRKFGWASVDEDYTDGSAAR
- a CDS encoding acetolactate synthase large subunit; translation: MGDTPTQTMTGAQAIVASLEALGVTDIFGMPGGAILPTYDPLMDSSMRHILVRHEQGAGHAAEGYALATGKVGVAIVTSGPAATNTLTALADANMDSVPIVVITGQVGASMIGTDAFQEADIVGASMPLTKHSFLVTDAQEIPSLIAEAFHIASTGRPGPVLVDVTKSAQNAQMKFSWPPAFDLPGYRPAAKPHKKQVRAAAAAIATAQAPVLYVGGGVIRSRSSEALAELVEATNAPVVTTLTARGAFPDSDQRCLGMPGMHGTVAAVGALQRADLVVSLGARFDDRVTGNLDSFARRARVIHVDIDAAEISKNRVADIPIVGDLAATLPRLTAAVKAVQDASKPADLGGWWRYLNRLRDTYPMGWTEPEDGRLAPQGVISRLSAHAPDAIFTTGVGQHQMWAAQFLTLDKPHHFISSSGLGTMGYCIPAAMGAQVGQPDTVVWAIDGDGSFQMTNQELATCVVNRIPIKIALINNSVLGMVRQWQSLFYSKRYSNTDLNPDEGDQVPNFVALAKAYGLEARTVRTEDEVDEAIDWAMSINDRPVLLDFRVSRDSMVWPMVAAGVSNDDIMYAKDMAPNWETED
- a CDS encoding heme/hemin ABC transporter substrate-binding protein, encoding MKAASWTPAACLSTLTCALVMTVTGCANIATVPESDASACDMPPASTQARDFDLSESVQANLPDPLQLKGPTTAYTRSDQIIPISDDPTSSQTLPATVTSDDGARQTVTDTTRILALNNNGGLASIVYALGFGCQLVGRDTATAIPGLDNLPQVTRNGHELNAESILALHPSVIITDDNIGPRQVHEQLRDTGIPVVFIPDVHEGGLDAVGTQIKAVADALGVHELGAQLATRTDQEIANARQAVASIAPSDSSARPRAAFLYMRGPKIYDWFGQNSGADALIEALGATDVATEVGFKGSQPTNAEALVQAAPDVIVTMTLSIASVGGLDAMLKLPGIAQTPAGQNRRIIDMSDYEVMTWGPRTADVIVALGQALYDPERAYLPDHKPAIVQKRLDEMAARTGQHGGAGTGRGHGGQSGARQ
- a CDS encoding 3-isopropylmalate dehydrogenase, which encodes MTRLKLAVIPGDGIGREVVPEALRALEAALAGSGTHIDTTDFDLGAHRYHSTGEILTDEDLARIDDSDAIVLGAVGDPSVPSGVLERGLLLKLRFSLDHYVNLRPSLYYPGVATPLADPGTVDFTVVREGTEGLYCGNGGAIRTGTDQEIATEVSVNTAFGVQRVVKYAFEQAAVRPVHHLTLVHKHNVLVNAGGLWQRTVEEIGAHYPNVTVDYAHIDAATIYMVNDPGRFDVIVTDNLFGDILTDLAGAVTGGIGLAASGNINPEGAHPSMFEPVHGSGPDIAGTGKADPTAAIASVGMLLEHLGYREEAGAVHDAIERDMQRRADAQASGEQLVRSTEQIGSDIAAQLARD